One genomic segment of Leishmania major strain Friedlin complete genome, chromosome 6 includes these proteins:
- a CDS encoding NAD(p)-dependent steroid dehydrogenase-like protein, with the protein MITGGTGFVGTRLVEMLVERGAEKVVCFDIVPKEKAIGVWDHPAIEYVVGDITSYSDVSAAIEGSDCVWHLAAAVGPFHPHDLYRRVNYGGTVNVIRACKEHGVKKMIFSSSPSTRFNGSLFHRPNVDGLTEDEMPKLPLERYMQMYAQTKAEGEMAMRESIDDDFWSIAVAPHQVYGPRDNLFLPNMLEAAGTGKLRVFGKGDNRICFTHVDNYCHGLIIAEKQLYKNSPYLGRFYIVTDADTHPEPGAYCIFWKEVDKAIVRMGFGSIMNKVHYPFWFLYIAALFAELAGWVMGTTFKLNVFNVFVLTMNRWFRVDAAKRDLEFQPIIPFGDGWNDTIEWFRLNWLPKFKKQDHSSIVGISSGSQQKINIQARKDK; encoded by the coding sequence ATGATAACCGGGGGAACGGGGTTTGTGGGAACTCGTTTGGTGGAGATGCTAGTCGAACGAGGCGCCGAGAAAGTAGTGTGCTTTGATATAGTTCCAAAAGAAAAGGCTATTGGTGTCTGGGACCACCCGGCAATCGAGTACGTTGTTGGGGATATCACGTCCTACTCTGATGTTTCGGCAGCCATAGAGGGGAGTGACTGCGTTTGGCAccttgcagctgctgtggggCCTTTTCACCCACACGACTTATACAGGCGTGTCAATTATGGGGGCACAGTGAACGTGATCCGCGCGTGCAAGGAGCACGGTGTGAAGAAGATGATTTTCAGCTCATCGCCTTCAACTCGGTTCAACGGTAGTCTCTTCCACCGCCCGAACGTCGACGGGCTTACGGAGGATGAAATGCCGAAACTGCCGCTTGAGCGTTACATGCAAATGTATGCGCAGACAAAGGCGGAGGGTGAAATGGCGATGCGGGAGTCCATCGACGATGACTTTTGGTCTATTGCGGTCGCTCCGCATCAGGTGTATGGCCCACGCGACAACCTGTTTTTGCCCAACATGCTGGAGGCTGCGGGTACAGGTAAGCTGCGCGTCTTCGGCAAAGGCGACAACCGCATCTGCTTCACCCACGTGGACAACTACTGTCATGGCCTCATCATTGCGGAGAAGCAGTTGTACAAGAATTCGCCGTACCTTGGGCGGTTCTACATTGTGACCGATGCTGACACGCATCCTGAGCCGGGGGCGTACTGCATTTTCTGGAAGGAGGTCGACAAGGCTATCGTGAGGATGGGGTTTGGGTCCATCATGAACAAAGTTCACTACCCGTTCTGGTTCCTCTACATTGCAGCGCTTTTCGCGGAACTGGCGGGGTGGGTGATGGGGACAACGTTCAAGCTCAACGTCTTCAACGTTTTTGTTCTCACGATGAATCGCTGGTTTCGGGTCGACGCGGCGAAGCGCGATCTCGAGTTTCAACCCATCATTCCTTTTGGGGATGGCTGGAACGATACGATCGAATGGTTCAGGCTGAATTGGTTGCCTAAGTTCAAGAAGCAGGATCACAGCTCTATAGTCGGCATTTCTTCCGGATCGCAGCAGAAGATCAACATCCAAGCCCGCAAGGACAAGTAA
- a CDS encoding putative glutamine synthetase, whose amino-acid sequence MPRTLMKAAVDAVEAMDCSGIAFRLTGKSISVNIFRSCRKADPTELFPLCQIIKSMGDRHTQRSERGFERWHWVCVRMLRGGAATDESRCSFLCCTWLLDVLPHLCHSSFNHVPFFNRYKYRQVVYYPLLRLGDCLKAHCSSPTTDNTATAATNSITMSSSNKQTVRVTYIWLSGKDSHHDIRSKDRTMYLSQENVAKHPKDLLANGVFPVWNFDGSSTGQAKGVDTEILLKPVNAFPCCLPRTSSKIPWILVLAECYLPSGEPTRDNSRATARETFEQCPEEHPWFGLEQEYFIMGRDGRPYGWPAHGFPAPQGAYYCSTGSKSAWGRKFCDQHYEVCLQMGLNISGTNAEVTPGQWEFQIGPCEGLEMGDQLTVARWVLLRLLEEESLDADYHAKPIQGDWNGSGLHTNFSTESTRAENGLEVIHQYIDRLSKTVSKDIVFYGSENNERLTGKHETSKVSEFSAGVGTRCTSIRIPNAVASEGKGYMEDRRPAGDADPYLVTSRLFASCIGLETPSLDLASPTHEKDWMRNAFK is encoded by the coding sequence ATGCCGAGAACGCTGATGAAAGCAGCTGTGGATGCGGTGGAAGCGATGGACTGTTCTGGAATCGCTTTTCGTTTGACTGGAAAATCAATTTCTGTAAACATCTTCAGAAGCTGCCGCAAAGCCGATCCCACCGAACTTTTTCCCCTTTGCCAAATAATTAAGTCTATGGGTGACAGACATACACAGAGGAGTGAGAGAGGATTTGAAAGATGGCATTGggtttgtgtgcgtatgctgcgaggcggagctgctacAGATGAATCTCGGTGCAGCTTTCTTTGCTGCACTTGGTTGCTTGACGTACTTCCTCATCTTTGCCACTCTTCTTTCAATCACGTCCCTTTTTTCAACCGCTATAAGTATCGACAGGTAGTGTATTATCCACTCCTAAGGCTGGGTGATTGCCTAAAAGCGCATTGCTCTTCTCCCACTACCGACAAcacggcaacagcagcaacaaacTCAATCACAATGTCCTCGTCAAATAAGCAGACCGTGCGTGTCACTTACATCTGGCTGTCCGGCAAAGATTCACACCATGATATTCGCAGCAAGGACCGAACTATGTACCTGTCTCAGGAGAATGTCGCAAAGCACCCGAAGGACCTGCTTGCCAATGGCGTTTTCCCGGTCTGGAATTTTGACGGCTCTTCCACTGGTCAGGCGAAGGGGGTAGACACTGAAATTCTGCTGAAGCCTGTTAATGCGTTTCCGTGCTGCCTCCCAAGGACGTCGTCGAAGATTCCGTGGATCTTGGTGCTCGCCGAGTGCTACCTTCCTAGCGGCGAGCCGACAAGAGACAATTCTCGTGCCACAGCTCGCGAAACATTCGAGCAGTGCCCCGAGGAGCATCCGTGGTTTGGCCTGGAGCAAGAGTACTTCATCATGGGACGTGATGGGCGCCCTTATGGATGGCCCGCTCACGGATTTCCCGCGCCGCAAGGGGCGTACTACTGCAGCACCGGCTCGAAGTCAGCGTGGGGTCGAAAGTTCTGCGACCAGCACTACGAGGTGTGCCTCCAGATGGGGCTGAACATATCAGGCACCAACGCGGAGGTGACTCCTGGGCAGTGGGAGTTCCAGATAGGCCCCTGCGAAGGCCTCGAGATGGGTGATCAGCTGACTGTTGCGCGCTGGGTGCTTTTGCGTCTGCTGGAGGAAGAGAGTCTGGATGCGGACTACCACGCGAAGCCGATTCAGGGTGACTGGAATGGAAGCGGTCTGCATACAAACTTCTCGACTGAATCGACCCGCGCTGAAAACGGCCTTGAGGTCATTCATCAGTATATCGACCGCCTCAGCAAGACCGTTAGCAAAGATATTGTATTTTATGGCTCCGAGAACAACGAGCGGCTTACAGGCAAGCACGAGACGTCGAAGGTATCAGAGTTCAGCGCTGGCGTGGGTACCCGCTGTACTTCGATTCGCATCCCCAACGCGGTCGCCagtgaggggaaggggtaCATGGAGGACCGCCGCCCTGCCGGTGATGCCGACCCGTACTTGGTGACCTCACGTCTTTTTGCCTCGTGCATCGGCTTGGAGACACCGTCTCTCGATCTGGCGTCTCCAACACACGAGAAGGACTGGATGCGTAATGCTTTCAAGTAA